A stretch of Crossiella cryophila DNA encodes these proteins:
- the manB gene encoding mannose-1-phosphate guanylyltransferase, with product MSASPAPVEKQGERVEKLSGVDAVVLVGGQGTRLRPLTLSAPKPMLPTAGVPFLTHLLSRIRAAGITHVVLGTSYKASVFEEYFGDGSRLGLELEYVVEDTPLGTGGGIRNAASRLRAEHIMVFNGDILSGVDLGAVAHSHLDNDADVTLHLVKVADPRAFGCVPTDADGRVLAFLEKTENPPADQINAGCYVFKRSVLEEIPADRPVSVERETFPGLLERGARLQGHVDTSYWLDLGTPAAFVKGSADLVRGLAPSDALPGPTGEAIVLDGALVREGAKLVNGSTIGAGAQVGPGATVDGSVVFDGAVIGANAVVTGSVIGANARIGDGAVLRGAVIGDGAVVGARCELLEGLRLWPGASLADGSVRFSHDA from the coding sequence ATGTCGGCCAGTCCGGCACCAGTCGAGAAGCAGGGGGAACGCGTGGAAAAACTGTCCGGGGTCGACGCGGTGGTGCTGGTCGGCGGCCAGGGCACCCGGTTGCGTCCGCTGACGCTGTCCGCGCCCAAGCCGATGCTGCCCACCGCTGGTGTTCCGTTTCTCACCCACCTGCTGTCCCGGATCCGGGCCGCGGGCATCACCCACGTGGTGCTGGGCACCTCCTACAAGGCCTCGGTCTTCGAGGAGTACTTCGGTGACGGGTCCCGGCTGGGCCTGGAACTGGAGTACGTGGTCGAGGACACCCCGCTGGGCACCGGCGGCGGTATCCGCAACGCGGCCAGCCGCCTGCGCGCCGAGCACATCATGGTCTTCAACGGCGACATCCTCTCCGGCGTCGATCTCGGCGCCGTCGCGCACAGCCACCTGGACAACGACGCCGACGTCACCCTGCACCTGGTGAAGGTCGCCGACCCGCGTGCCTTCGGCTGCGTGCCCACCGACGCCGACGGCCGGGTGCTCGCCTTCCTGGAGAAGACCGAGAACCCGCCTGCGGACCAGATCAACGCCGGTTGCTACGTCTTCAAGCGCTCCGTGCTGGAGGAGATCCCGGCCGACCGCCCGGTGTCGGTGGAACGCGAGACCTTCCCCGGCCTGCTGGAGCGCGGCGCCCGGCTGCAGGGCCACGTGGACACCTCGTACTGGCTGGACCTTGGCACCCCGGCGGCCTTCGTCAAGGGCTCCGCGGACCTGGTCCGCGGGCTGGCGCCCTCCGACGCGCTGCCCGGCCCCACCGGCGAGGCCATCGTGCTGGACGGCGCGCTGGTCCGCGAGGGCGCCAAGCTGGTCAACGGCAGCACCATCGGCGCGGGCGCCCAGGTCGGCCCCGGCGCGACCGTGGACGGCTCGGTGGTCTTCGACGGCGCGGTGATCGGTGCGAACGCGGTCGTGACCGGTTCGGTGATCGGCGCCAACGCGCGGATCGGCGACGGTGCGGTGCTGCGTGGCGCGGTCATCGGCGACGGCGCCGTGGTCGGCGCCCGCTGCGAACTCCTGGAGGGCCTGCGGCTGTGGCCGGGCGCCTCCCTCGCCGACGGCTCGGTGCGCTTCTCGCACGACGCATGA
- a CDS encoding DNA-3-methyladenine glycosylase family protein — translation MTLAAPAVERAWTPPFPLDLAAVLGPLRRGPADPCLRIGPDGSVWRASNTAAGVATIALRRAHGEIRASAWGPGAELALAGLPDLLGARDDDTGFLAHHELIAQARRRAPGLRLGRTGQVWDVLIPAVLEQKVTGKEAWRSWRELCRRFGTPAPGAAGVSPELLFAPPTPKALLAIPDWDWHRAGVDGARRRTLLAAASVATRLERAVDLGGEAGRDLLCKVPGIGVWTAAEIAQRAWGDPDAVSVGDYHLHDAVGWALTGRDATDEEMLALLAPYAPHRQRAVRYLELTGARKPRRGPRFAGRDYRAI, via the coding sequence ATGACCCTGGCCGCCCCGGCCGTGGAACGGGCCTGGACACCGCCGTTCCCGCTCGACCTGGCCGCCGTGCTCGGACCGCTGCGCCGCGGTCCGGCCGACCCGTGCCTGCGCATCGGGCCGGACGGCAGCGTGTGGCGGGCGAGCAACACCGCGGCCGGGGTCGCCACCATCGCACTGCGCCGGGCACATGGCGAGATCCGGGCCAGTGCCTGGGGACCGGGTGCGGAACTGGCCCTGGCGGGGCTGCCGGACCTGCTCGGCGCGCGGGATGACGACACCGGTTTCCTCGCCCACCACGAGCTGATCGCGCAGGCGCGGCGGCGGGCGCCCGGACTCCGGCTCGGGCGGACCGGGCAGGTGTGGGACGTGCTGATCCCGGCGGTGCTGGAGCAGAAGGTCACCGGCAAGGAGGCATGGCGCTCCTGGCGCGAGCTGTGCCGCCGATTCGGCACCCCGGCCCCCGGAGCGGCGGGCGTCTCGCCCGAACTTCTCTTCGCCCCGCCAACCCCCAAGGCCCTGCTCGCCATCCCCGACTGGGACTGGCACCGCGCCGGCGTCGACGGCGCCCGCCGCCGGACCCTGCTCGCCGCCGCCTCCGTGGCCACCCGCCTGGAACGCGCCGTCGACCTCGGCGGCGAGGCAGGCCGCGACCTGCTGTGCAAGGTCCCCGGCATCGGGGTCTGGACCGCGGCCGAGATCGCGCAACGGGCCTGGGGCGACCCGGACGCGGTCAGCGTCGGCGACTACCACCTGCACGACGCGGTCGGCTGGGCGCTGACCGGCCGGGACGCCACCGACGAGGAGATGCTGGCCCTGCTCGCCCCCTACGCCCCGCACCGCCAGCGCGCGGTCCGCTACCTGGAGCTGACCGGGGCCCGCAAACCTCGCCGCGGACCCCGGTTCGCCGGCCGGGACTACCGCGCGATCTGA
- a CDS encoding coenzyme F420-0:L-glutamate ligase: MADHAAASLEILPVTGLPEFRPGDDLAAALAAAAPWLREDDVLVVTSKVLSKVEGRLVTAPTDPEARDALRRELVDAESVRLVARKFRTLITENRLGVIQAASGVDGSNVATDELALLPVDPDGSAAKLRERLRELLGVTVAVVVTDTMGRAWRIGQTDAAIGAAGLAVLHRYAGSVDPQGNELHVTEVAVADELAAAADLVKGKLGGLPVAVVRGMSIVEDGSTARDLVRPSDEDLFRLGTDLAIEQGRREAVLTRRSIRTFSQEEVPAELVRRAVGVALTAPAPHHTHPVRFVWLRDRVLRAKLLDGMREQWRSDLRADGWPAERIDRRIKRGDLLYGAPEIVLPFGVPDGAHDYPDERRTAAEQTMFTVAGGAAVQGLLVALAAEGLGSCWVSSTIFCPDTVRSILDLPADFAPLGAVAVGYPADGPLAPREPRDLTGELIEL, encoded by the coding sequence CCGGCGACGACCTGGCGGCCGCGCTGGCCGCCGCCGCGCCCTGGCTGCGCGAGGACGACGTGCTGGTGGTGACCAGCAAGGTTCTGTCCAAAGTGGAGGGCAGGCTGGTCACCGCGCCCACCGACCCGGAGGCGCGGGACGCCCTGCGCCGGGAGCTGGTGGACGCCGAATCGGTCCGGCTGGTGGCGCGCAAGTTCCGCACGCTGATCACCGAGAACCGGCTGGGCGTGATCCAGGCGGCCTCGGGTGTGGACGGCTCGAACGTGGCCACCGACGAGCTGGCGCTGCTGCCGGTGGACCCGGACGGTTCGGCCGCGAAGCTGCGCGAACGGTTGCGTGAGCTGCTCGGCGTCACGGTCGCGGTGGTGGTCACCGACACCATGGGCCGGGCCTGGCGGATCGGCCAGACCGACGCGGCCATCGGCGCGGCCGGGCTGGCCGTGCTGCACCGCTACGCCGGATCCGTCGACCCGCAGGGCAACGAACTGCACGTCACCGAGGTCGCGGTGGCCGACGAGCTGGCCGCGGCCGCGGATCTGGTGAAGGGCAAGCTGGGCGGGCTGCCGGTGGCGGTGGTCCGCGGAATGTCCATTGTGGAGGACGGCTCCACCGCGCGGGACCTGGTCCGGCCATCGGATGAGGACCTGTTCCGGCTGGGCACGGATCTGGCGATCGAGCAGGGCCGCCGGGAGGCGGTGCTGACCCGGCGCTCGATCCGGACCTTCAGCCAGGAGGAGGTGCCCGCGGAGCTGGTGCGCCGCGCGGTCGGGGTCGCGCTGACCGCGCCCGCCCCGCACCACACCCACCCGGTGCGGTTCGTCTGGCTGCGCGACCGGGTGCTGCGGGCCAAACTGCTCGACGGCATGCGCGAGCAGTGGCGCTCGGACCTGCGTGCCGACGGCTGGCCGGCGGAGCGGATCGACCGCCGGATCAAACGCGGCGACCTGCTGTACGGGGCGCCGGAGATCGTGTTGCCGTTCGGGGTGCCCGACGGCGCGCACGACTACCCGGACGAGCGCCGCACCGCGGCCGAGCAGACCATGTTCACCGTGGCGGGCGGCGCGGCCGTGCAGGGCCTGCTGGTGGCGCTGGCCGCCGAGGGGCTCGGCTCCTGCTGGGTCTCCTCCACCATCTTCTGCCCGGACACCGTGCGCTCGATCCTGGACCTGCCTGCCGATTTCGCGCCGCTGGGCGCGGTCGCGGTGGGCTATCCGGCGGACGGGCCGCTGGCGCCGCGGGAACCACGGGACCTGACCGGGGAGCTGATCGAACTGTGA
- a CDS encoding NUDIX hydrolase, which produces MNLHAEAVAELSAWRPADPCQESQRHAFLSFLAARADACQRSCEPGHLTASAIVLDATGEHVLLTLHPRVGRWLQLGGHCEPADPTLLAAALREATEESGIDGLVIEPGPLQLEVHPITCSLGLPTRHLDVRYLVRAPAGAQPVRSAESVDLQWWPVHALPSNVDSVPKLVELALRQIAR; this is translated from the coding sequence GTGAACCTGCACGCTGAGGCGGTCGCTGAGCTGTCGGCCTGGCGGCCGGCGGACCCGTGCCAGGAGAGCCAGCGGCACGCGTTCCTGAGCTTCCTGGCGGCGCGTGCGGACGCTTGTCAGCGTTCCTGCGAACCCGGCCACCTGACCGCGTCCGCGATCGTGCTGGACGCCACCGGCGAACACGTGCTGCTGACCCTGCATCCCAGGGTGGGGCGCTGGTTGCAGCTGGGCGGGCACTGCGAACCGGCGGATCCGACGCTGCTCGCGGCGGCGCTGCGGGAGGCCACCGAGGAGTCCGGCATCGACGGCCTGGTGATCGAACCGGGGCCGCTGCAGCTGGAGGTGCACCCGATCACCTGCTCACTGGGCCTGCCCACCCGGCACCTGGACGTGCGGTACCTGGTGCGCGCGCCCGCCGGCGCCCAGCCGGTGCGCAGTGCGGAGTCGGTGGATCTGCAGTGGTGGCCGGTGCACGCGTTGCCGTCCAATGTGGACAGTGTGCCGAAGCTGGTCGAGCTGGCGCTGCGTCAGATCGCGCGGTAG